In Aedes albopictus strain Foshan chromosome 3, AalbF5, whole genome shotgun sequence, the genomic window ttcgtttcctccttcttcttcatcttcttcttcttcttctgcttcttggcGCAACGTCCCCACTTGAACAAAACCTACGtctcagcttggtgttctatcagcagagcatttccacagttttaattgagagcttcctctgccaacgaccattttgcatacgtgtattttatgcctctcaagaaaaatcagaatatggcggttATCtgtctctggcttctgatataagcgcgacagtcactaaccatcagtggggtgacacagctgtcaaactcggtacatcgccgccctaaccatcatcgtttttggtacccATGTCGCGTTTTAATACCCACTTTCTGGCTaacacgctcgcgtcagaatacccattttttcattgctatctctgtccctcttcaagaggccccatttaaaaatacccattttcaagttgggcggcccaactcataaatgggtatttttaaatggagcctcttgaagagcgacagagatagcaatgaaaaaatgggtattctgacgcgagcgtgaaTCATTAACAGCGTCGCCAGTTTAAAAAGTATTTGATctcattatatggggtttgacagcaagcacactcatTATTCCACACATATTCAAAACATAtgttcaaggatgggaacactcacttgcaaaaagttacactcacttgctattttctcagcttagaagcgtgcaatcaagtaacgatgtatggacgacttttgcattgcgattttgtctaaaactttgcagaatagagtaagggtcgcacacgcataccgaagtcgtgagggagcttcgaaggcaactctccacgaggtacatgtaaattacactcacctcgtggagagtccctttaacaactctgtcacgactttgctatgcgtgtgcgaccccttctctatttggcaaagttttagacaaaaccgcaatgcaaaagtcgtccatacatcgtttcttgattgcacgcttctgagctgaaaaaatagcaagtgagtgtaactctttgaaagtgagtgttcccatccctgcatatGTTCTTTTGTTTTGCTTTGCGAATGTCACTGCGGCTGTATGCCTTGTGAGCGTACGACCGCCACCAGACTCTAGTAACAGATAAACGCAACAATATCGAGTAAAACATCAatttattgttcttttcacggaaagacgAAACCGTAGTGGTGTTCGACGTAAAGTACGTTAGAGTTATTGTGTCGCCAGCACTAAATTGAAGTTCGGAAGTCTGGACTTCCAACTTCCGAACTTACTTCCGAAGTTTTTTGACATTTGGGTTTGACAGTTAAACCTTAATGATAATTGTGTTTACTGACGATAGTGAAAAATAGCTAAATTAATGTAaaacttctgtgatttttcaTAAAAACGATGAAAAATTTAGATTACTTGCAGTGACATTGTGAAACTTGTGTGATACCAATGGCCAATATAATTATTCAAACAATCCGTCATCAACATGCCTCGCCAAATACTGTTTAACATGCGCTATATGGGTactattttttgggaattcccaAGAAGAAGTTTGCCCGAATCTATGGAAAATCGGAATCTACTATCGGTTACTGGATCACCAAATACGAATAAAACGGAGTCTATAAActaactagactgattaaagcatcaatggacggtgtgcaaaactgcgtaagggtttcgggtgaactatccagttcattcgaatctcgccggggactgagacaaggtgatggactctcatgcctgctcttcaacatcgctctggaaggtgtgatgtgacgagccgggctcaacagccggggaacgattttcacaaaatccggtcaatttgtgtgctttgcggacgacatggacattattgccagaacatttggaacggcggcagagctgtacacccgcctgaaacgcgaagcagcagaggtcggactggtggtgaatgcctcaaaaacaaagtacatgctggtaagcggaaccgaacacgaccggatccgtctgggtagtaaatgttacgatagacggggataccaccttgatggaggaattcgtctacctcggatccttactgacggctgacaacatcgtgagccgtgaaattcggaggtgcatcatcagcggaagtagggcctactacgggctccagaagaaactgcggtcgaaaaagattcacccacgcaccagatgcaccatgtacaaaacgcttataagaccggcgGTCCtccacgggcacgagacatgggtcatgctcgaggaggacctgcaagcactcggagttttcgagagacgcgtgctaaggacgatctttggcggtgtgcaggagaaccgtGTGtgtcggagaaggatgaaccacgagctcgctgcacttaacggcgaatccagcatccaaaaggtggccaaagccggaaggatacggtgggcagggcatgttgcaagaatgccggacaacaaccctgcaaagctgatgtttgcaactgatccggttggcactagaagacgtggagcgcagagagtacgatgggcggaccaggtggagcgtgacctggcgagcattgggcgcgacctaggatggagagcggcagccacaaaccgagtattgtggcgtactattgttgattatgtcttgtcttaaacacagacaaacagacgtaacacttgcgaaatttccatcgaccatgcttttaacgatcatttcaaattttcatagttgtggccttcacaaccagaggcgcgcgcatcgtttttctatgcgtttgacgtttcacactagtgccttctgttgacgatattgcacagcacagtgattcgtgcaacttttgcaccaggtgatggtaatgtgaactaggcgatggatttccatgaaaatcgttcaaggcgttacgtctgtttgtctgtgtcttaaatgtgatgttgaacaaataagatTATGGATGTATGTAACTGTTGTACGATCAATATTTTCCTATGGatttcttgtgtggtggcaaaaggacgAAATGAGTACGATCCAATCAAAataggccatctgcaaaggatgtgcttaatggcgatatctggagcgttctctcccacatttcttcttttgaatgcggacataagatatttttttatgtttgcccctaCCTGttatatcaccttttcaaaaaaaaatatgatttttaaaGGAAAAACACCAGTAACTAtttaaccaaaagagataacgaccatcgaccagcgcacgaaacgacgggtcttcaaatgctctacaagtgtttcttgggcgactttgatgaaaaatcgaaattgaaaaagttaatgccagaaaaccggtttttcttgtaCCACCCTAAACTTATTCagcaaaatatctctagatcggacaattttaaagctacataaaaactgtcttcagcaaaattgctcGCAATTGATCGAtctacaattgggtttttaaattatgaaaaatgtattgattttttgattttatacgaaagagcaactttttctgagccactatgattttttcagatttttagaactttattttggtacttaaaatcaatttcaaagagattttttgaaatcaccttttgacagctgggcaactgttcgacagctccgcccagtacaaactgcgatgaggggtgattcgacaaattgctcccatacaaacttcaaattgatttttaaataggttcccgggctcaaaaattcatgaaaatttggatttcagctcagtttgacatgcagattcagaatatcgaattatctcaacatcgttaaagaagccaattttcccgaagaataaaaaaaattggtttcCAATTTTTTTCTCGGTTTGGTCATTTTATTTCAGCGTGTAAAGGTTTCGAATCGGTAATTATAATTGACGTATAGATGGCGCTCACCATATTGTAACGTAGCCACCATCACCATCTATTgagtaaaattcaaaaatattttgaccGATGCGGCAGCCAACCGGCATGGAGCTGTCAAATTTCAACCAATAAGCACGAAAATAAACAACATCAGTCGTTCTCCAACTCCAGCCCAGAGCAAGCGATCGTTCCTTATCAATCTTATCAATCCCGATTACTCTACTGCTAGTAAGTGAAACTGTTGTTCTTGAAAGTCCCAATAATATAATCAAGTATACATTCTAGGCTCACCGAAACGGGATGGCAAACCTGGTACATATAGCGCTCCTGTTGCTTCCGGTGCTGGTTTGCGGTGGACCGGAAGAGAAAGAAGGAGTCAAATATGCCAGCAAATGTGAAGCCTGTAAAATTCTAGCCACCGAACTTCAGGCTCGCCTTTCGGAAACGGGCAAATCGCACGACGTTATAGAGTTGGGGTAAGTGAATTTTAATTTGCGGTAATTTTTGTGGGATGATACGCATCAGTACCCCGAGTGCATGTGTGTAGATTTCTGTTGTAAGTTGAAAAACCATTCAAAATTATGATAACGCCTGCCACCAAAATTTCTGCTAAGGTTTTGTGTTGTGTCATTGTTGCCGGAAGTTGAGTGGGAAACCCAACCGCAGTCAACTTGCTATCTTAGTTTTCGTTTGTGCTCTTGTCACTCCTCATAGAGAAAACCATCATATACTTCTAATTCCAGATACTCCGTAGATGACGTGAAGCCCAAGAAGCGAACCGAGTACCGAAGAAGCGAGCTCCGATTGCTGGAATCTATGGAGAACGTGTGCGATCGGGTCCTCGAGTACAACATCCACAAGGAGCGCAAGGACAGCACGCGCTTCGCCAAGGGTATGTCGCAAACGTTTCAAACCCTGCACGGACTGGTAGACAAAGGAGTCAAGGTCGACCTAGGTATACCGTACGAGCTGTGGGACAAACCGTCGGCCGAAATTACCCAGATGAAGACGCAGTGCGAAACGATGGTGGAGAATTTCGAGGACGTTATCGAGAAGTGGTATTTCAACAAGCAGGAAGAGATTCCACTCATCAAGTATTTGTGCGAGGATCGAGTGCTGAAATCCAATGACCATCAGTGTTTGTACGAAAAGCTGGAAGCGAAGGCCGACGAGGGCGATGCTGACGATAAGAAAGATCAGAAAGAGGAACTGTGAGGCTTGCCTTGGCTAGGTCATTGTCATCCAATTGAAACCTCGAACTGATTACTGTTTTAATGTAATTATTTTTACGTAAGAATTTACATACTCGCTAGGTAAAGTTTTAGATTATCTGTAATTTAGGAATAATAAAAGTTAGCCATACCCAAATAAAATCATTCTACCTTTAAGTGTGTGAATGTTACCTTCAATAAAAGCCTCGTTTCTAAATAAATTATCCTTGGTGTTTCCATCCTTGACGTTTCTTCGGTAGATATCCAATGTGAAGTCAGGACCAAAGTCTGGAAAGAAAGCATTGTCCGGAATGTCTCTGGAGATAGTTTTCTGAAGAATTAGTGCAGTAAGCTGCGTCCAATATTTAGCTGTGTTTATCACATTGTAACCccctgaaaattaaaaaaaaaatactaatgaaACGTTTTTTGTTCTATACATATTAATCACATTTATTGATTGATTCATTCATCCCCCTTTCATGAAACCAGACATCATCAGGCTTATTCTGTtttgtctcacgtgacgtgagacgactaatgtaaatcaaatggggcgagtcgacttttgtcacttcattcgactcgtctcacctcacacgccgcgcagaataagcctgcatATCATAcgggctattttttttttgttttgcctaTATTAGAATACCACCGTGGCACCTGAAATCGATGTTAAGGAATCAACGCGCTAAATTTTGCAATAGTAGAACAGTATGCTACGCTGTTTAATCATAAAAACGATGAATCCTTAAACCCCCAGCATAAGATGAAACTTTAACAGTCTTTTAAGTACTACGTATCCCATTACCTCCACCCAGGAATATGGTTGGAGTGTTCCAACTCAGAACCTGCTGCACACATTTCAAGCAATCCTCCGGGATCAAATTCGTTCCACCTAAGTGATCTCCGACGATGACGTCCGCTCCGCACTGCACAATACACACGTCCGGTCTAAATGCATTGTAGACTGCACTGCTTATATTTTGAAAGTAAGGCACAAACATGTCACCGATAATATCCCTCGAGTAAGGTGCATTGACCGTGTAGCCCTTTCCCGGTCCAATACCAATACTCGACACCGCTCCTGTTCCTGGGAAATGTCCTGGCTCGTGTTGGTGAAACGATACAGTCATGACATATTTGCTAAAGCTGAAGGCGTCCTCAACTCCGTCACCTGAATACAGAAAGCAaatggtaaggggctgtccataaaccacgtggtcatgagggggggttcggccaatgactattttgtatggacaaataaaaaaaattgtatggactaatgaccacgcgagggggggggggggttaaaaagtcccaaaaaaatgaccccgtggtttatggacagccccttaaataCTAATCTAACCCCTTGAAATAGGAGCGTAGGGATTAGATTAAGAAACGGAGCGACATATAGATCTTACCATGGTGAACATCCAAATCCAAGTATAAAACTTTTTGGAACCTCGTGCGTAATCTGTGTATTCCAATTACAATGTCGTTCACGTAGCAAAACCCAGCGGCCTTGTCCCTGAAAttagaaatgaaattttgaatccaGCTAATATAATACTTATAGTACGGCACGGTGTGCcagaaaccgttattaacaaataaaagtgTGCAacaaaatggcacccggcattcgaaacaTATGCTATTGTCAGTGAATTAAAATTCAACCATCGGGCAAtaataatgacaatgtcacaacctgcatttgttgcgacaatccacccaatgcgacaaaaGTTTGTCCCATCGTGCAGCAcgagttttgagatttttaagccttgcattgtggttttcaagcggtaacttcgagtcggtaaacactgcaagtTGCAGTCTGCAA contains:
- the LOC115269429 gene encoding histone deacetylase 8-like isoform X2, which produces MKKVVYITDENIHNEMLKLSAIGNRSAVVDELVKSYELLQFCKIISPKRCTLEDLLSFHSADYVECLKRYNDEDDIEEVTDELQEFGLAYDCPMIEKVYDFATSIVGTTLAAVDAILAGAAIAINWHGGWHHAQRDKAAGFCYVNDIVIGIHRLRTRFQKVLYLDLDVHHGDGVEDAFSFSKYVMTVSFHQHEPGHFPGTGAVSSIGIGPGKGYTVNAPYSRDIIGDMFVPYFQNISSAVYNAFRPDVCIVQCGADVIVGDHLGGTNLIPEDCLKCVQQVLSWNTPTIFLGGGGYNVINTAKYWTQLTALILQKTISRDIPDNAFFPDFGPDFTLDIYRRNVKDGNTKDNLFRNEAFIEDNLKLYLASM
- the LOC115269429 gene encoding histone deacetylase 8-like isoform X3; the protein is MLKLSAIGNRSAVVDELVKSYELLQFCKIISPKRCTLEDLLSFHSADYVECLKRYNDEDDIEEVTDELQEFGLAYDCPMIEKVYDFATSIVGTTLAAVDAILAGAAIAINWHGGWHHAQRDKAAGFCYVNDIVIGIHRLRTRFQKVLYLDLDVHHGDGVEDAFSFSKYVMTVSFHQHEPGHFPGTGAVSSIGIGPGKGYTVNAPYSRDIIGDMFVPYFQNISSAVYNAFRPDVCIVQCGADVIVGDHLGGTNLIPEDCLKCVQQVLSWNTPTIFLGGGGYNVINTAKYWTQLTALILQKTISRDIPDNAFFPDFGPDFTLDIYRRNVKDGNTKDNLFRNEAFIEGNIHTLKGRMILFGYG
- the LOC115253431 gene encoding protein canopy homolog 4, producing MANLVHIALLLLPVLVCGGPEEKEGVKYASKCEACKILATELQARLSETGKSHDVIELGYSVDDVKPKKRTEYRRSELRLLESMENVCDRVLEYNIHKERKDSTRFAKGMSQTFQTLHGLVDKGVKVDLGIPYELWDKPSAEITQMKTQCETMVENFEDVIEKWYFNKQEEIPLIKYLCEDRVLKSNDHQCLYEKLEAKADEGDADDKKDQKEEL
- the LOC115269429 gene encoding histone deacetylase 8-like isoform X1 yields the protein MKKVVYITDENIHNEMLKLSAIGNRSAVVDELVKSYELLQFCKIISPKRCTLEDLLSFHSADYVECLKRYNDEDDIEEVTDELQEFGLAYDCPMIEKVYDFATSIVGTTLAAVDAILAGAAIAINWHGGWHHAQRDKAAGFCYVNDIVIGIHRLRTRFQKVLYLDLDVHHGDGVEDAFSFSKYVMTVSFHQHEPGHFPGTGAVSSIGIGPGKGYTVNAPYSRDIIGDMFVPYFQNISSAVYNAFRPDVCIVQCGADVIVGDHLGGTNLIPEDCLKCVQQVLSWNTPTIFLGGGGYNVINTAKYWTQLTALILQKTISRDIPDNAFFPDFGPDFTLDIYRRNVKDGNTKDNLFRNEAFIEGNIHTLKGRMILFGYG